In the genome of Candidatus Woesearchaeota archaeon, the window CAACAATTAGCAATTTCTTTTTTAATATGATTAGCAGCATAACTAAATTAATAATATCTCTTATTGTTTTATTCTTTGTCCTTTTTTACTTACTCACTGGCGCAGATAATTTACATAAAAAACTTTATACCTATTTGCCGTTTAGGAAAAAAAATGCAGAACGATTAGTTGATGAATTTCAAAAGGTTACAAAAGCAACAATTGTCTCAACAGGACTTATAGCTATATTTCAAGGCTGTTTTTTAGGCTTGGGATTTTTAATCTTTGGATTACCTAATCCGCTGTTCTGGGGATTTTTAGCAGTACTTATTTCTTTTTTACCTGTAATTGGCGTACCTGTTATTTGGATTCCAACAGGTCTTATTCAAATTTTTGTTCAACACAATTATGTTGCAGGAATTGGAATTCTAATTTGGGGAAGCATTATTAGTGGCGCAGATAATTTCACCCGACCATATATTCAAAGAAAAGTTGGAGAAATACATCCACTTATTACTGTTATAGGTGTTTTTATGGGCCTTCCCGTGTTTGGTCTTTTAGGACTCTTTATTGGACCATTATTACTATCTTATATGCTCTTAATTACGAAGATGTATATTGAAGAATATATATGATGGAATTATTTTTTCTATTGCTTTTTTTAATTATTAGTTTTTAGTTTTGTATTTCATCATTGCAGTGATGGTTGATTCTTCAGGTGTTTTAGGTGTGCAACGAATAACAAGATGATGATACTTATTCTTTTTTTGTTTTAGTGTTTGGAGATGTATTGCTTCTATTGTATGTTTGTCTTCTTGAATAATATCATTTATTGTGGCAAAGAATATTTCTGAAGACAATTCTTTTTGATTATCTACGCAACTATAATTTTCTTGAAATTCTTTTTTATCGTGGTTATACAACACTTTTATTTGATAGGAAGAATTTGTTGATATATTATCTTTCATATATTTCTTAAATTGAGAGTCTAAGTCCACGGGCAGTATTGTTTTTCCGATTAATTGTTGTATCTCTTTGAAGAGTTCAAAGTTGTATGGAATTCTCATGTTTAAACCTTTTGTATATTATATTTTGCAAAAAAAGTCCATGTTGGAAGATTTTCTT includes:
- a CDS encoding AI-2E family transporter; this encodes MTDTRKLNKTLATILLVVLLGFVGYALLPFVNAFFGAFILYFLFRPFYGYLRRKGWKQNLAGSFVLVTVLLVVVIPLTFASTLLINEVGNLVSQRAVIAEQIDTVLEYIPGLDSIDLSSEQLGNVTTTISNFFFNMISSITKLIISLIVLFFVLFYLLTGADNLHKKLYTYLPFRKKNAERLVDEFQKVTKATIVSTGLIAIFQGCFLGLGFLIFGLPNPLFWGFLAVLISFLPVIGVPVIWIPTGLIQIFVQHNYVAGIGILIWGSIISGADNFTRPYIQRKVGEIHPLITVIGVFMGLPVFGLLGLFIGPLLLSYMLLITKMYIEEYI